From the Lolium rigidum isolate FL_2022 chromosome 2, APGP_CSIRO_Lrig_0.1, whole genome shotgun sequence genome, one window contains:
- the LOC124692711 gene encoding vacuolar protein sorting-associated protein 20 homolog 2-like — MGNVFVKKPKITEVDKAIVALKTQRRKLALFQQQLEKVIEAEKEAARQLVQQKKRDRALIALKKKKSQEELLKQVDTWQLNVEQQLADIELASKQKAVFESLKTGNAALKSIQSEINIDDVQKLMDDTAEAKAYQDEINAALGEQLSAEDEEAVMAEFENLEAELSLDSLPDAPVTAVRPEEKTNAPVDTEAPAEDVDDVIELPDVPVKAPKRPEAPEKTKVLEEPLPA, encoded by the exons ATGGGGAACGTGTTCGTGAAGAAGCCCAAGATCACGGAGGTTGACAAGGCCATCGTCGCCCTCAAGACGCAGCGCCGCAAGCTCGCGCTGTTCCAGCAGCAG CTTGAGAAGGTGATTGAAGCAGAAAAGGAAGCTGCACGCCAGTTGGTTCAACAAAAGAAGAGAGACAGAGCTTTGATTGCACTGAAGAAGAAGAAATCCCAGGAAGAGCTGCTGAAACAAGTTGATACATGGCAATTGAATGTTGAACAGCAG CTAGCAGACATTGAACTAGCAAGTAAGCAAAAGGCTGTATTCGAAAGCCTAAAGACTGGAAATGCTGCCCTTAAGTCTATACAGAGTGAGATAAACATCGACGATGTCCAAAAGTTAATGGATGACACAGCTGAGGCTAAGGCTTATCAGGAT GAAATAAATGCCGCTCTTGGCGAACAACTATCTGCTGAGGATGAGGAGGCTGTCATGGCTGAATTCGAAAATTTGGAAGCTGAG CTTTCCCTTGATTCTCTGCCGGATGCTCCTGTTACTGCGGTACGACCTGAAGAGAAAACTAATGCACCAGTTGACACTGAAGCTCCAGctgaagatgttgatgatgttATTGAGCTTCCTGATGTACCCGTTAAAGCACCAAAGAGGCCAGAAGCTCCAGAAAAAACAAAAG TTTTGGAAGAACCACTACCTGCTTAG